Proteins encoded together in one Vigna angularis cultivar LongXiaoDou No.4 chromosome 5, ASM1680809v1, whole genome shotgun sequence window:
- the LOC108323723 gene encoding uncharacterized protein LOC108323723 encodes MARVLEKTKIEVESQKSQPLRVGGPSTFRGSFSSRRTPYSRPPSYGSRSSSSQTSMSSGHSSFSGNVRCYSCGGPHLQFVCPQMVGYRRCNICRGKGHYARDCSTVKRAECCVLFDSGATHSFVSETCVKDLGLVVRELQYDLTVSTPTSGLVKTSTLCARCSMVVEER; translated from the exons ATGGCAAGAGTGTTAGAGAAGACAAAGATAGAAGTGGAGAGTCAGAAGAGTCAGCCGCTGAGAGTGGGAGGACCATCTACGTTCAGAGGTAGTTTCAGTTCTAGGAGAACTCCTTACTCTAGGCCTCCTTCTTATGGGTCTAGGAGTTCCTCCTCTCAGACTTCAATGTCGTCTGGGCATTCCAGCTTTTCTGGGAATGTGAGGTGTTACTCTTGTGGAGGGCCTCATCTTCAGTTTGTTTGTCCTCAAATGGTCGGTTACAGGAGGTGTAACATTTGCAGAGGTAAGGGACATTATGCCAGGGATTGTTCTACTGTCAAGAGGGCAG AATGTTGCGTGTTGTTTGATTCTGGAGCGACACACTCTTTTGTGTCTGAAACTTGTGTTAAGGATTTGGGATTGGTTGTGAGAGAGTTACAGTATGATTTGACTGTATCTACTCCTACTTCGGGGTTGGTCAAGACATCTACATTGTGTGCTAGATGTTCAATGGTGGTTGAAGAGCGTTAG